In a genomic window of Gossypium arboreum isolate Shixiya-1 chromosome 9, ASM2569848v2, whole genome shotgun sequence:
- the LOC108457368 gene encoding sec1 family domain-containing protein MIP3: protein MALIDVTKSCLDSIRQISEHIEGAIVYLDAGCTESFQLMGAFPLFLDLGARAVCSSENMCALDAVADWNGSFESARKIVIMTSRLLSDAHRFILRCLSMHKGGHCCTIFTSISEVAHSAYPDSPLGPDAFHEYQSFLLQDYEELIENSDLKSGQLVDSNTKGNLTLEDEGWSRFTSNEDVPSLEASSAGKNLYGDSPRRGMVDLGQKPIVSVHHFPMILSPISPRVFVLPSEGSIAEACLSSEHEDSISAGLPSLSTGLPSDVDEVPPAATLTAHFLYHLAAKMDLKMEIFSLGDLSKTIGKILTDMSSLYDVGRRKRTVGLLLVDRTLDLLTPCCHGDSLVDRIFSALPRKERTSSSASIKCSQAQLQPGPSSLARASLEVQIPIGEFLTKEDFEIDDSGLSNSIEAFRCGWDSYNTASEMVDLISLSKKASDEKFFPAELLRGSLVSTETFKGTPYLEAILDRKTKDGAILVKKWLQETLCRENMTIDVKTRPGFASKLELKTMIKALTKSQSSLIRNRGIIQLASATLFALDESCSARWDAFISAEKILSVNAGDTSQSLAAQISDLINKSAFAGSDGKKSGKKELSQGLLSFQDALLLTISGYILAGENFPTSGSGGPFSWQEEHFLKEAILDAILENPSVARLKFLHGLTQELEANLNKTKSDVTKETSTDELNIDDFDDDQWGKWGDEDEDEENDNKEQEYDDMQLKLELRDRVDNLFKYLHKLSSLKSKKGPLGLESNLSSDPYTNKGLLYKLLTKILGKFDVPGLEYHSSTVGRLFKSGFGRFGLGQAKPSLADQNLILVFVVGGINGVEVQEAQEALSESGRPDIELVLGGTTFLTPDDMLDLLLGESSYI, encoded by the exons ATGGCTTTGATTGATGTCACCAAATCTTGCCTTGATTCGATTCGCCAA ATATCAGAACACATCGAAGGGGCAATTGTATACCTAGATGCTGGATGCACGGAAAGTTTCCAGCTTATGGGAGCATTTCCTCTTTTCCTGGACCTTGGAGCGCGTGCAGTTTGCAGCTCGGAAAACATGTGTGCTCTTGATGCG GTAGCTGACTGGAATGGAAGTTTTGAATCAGCAAGGAAAATTGTAATTATGACTTCTCGTTTACTAAGTGATGCACACCGTTTTATACTACGTTGCCTGAGCATGCATAAAGGAGGTCATTGTTGTACGATATTTACATCTATCTCAGAG GTAGCTCATTCAGCATATCCTGATTCACCTCTTGGACCTGATGCATTCCATGAGTATCAATCCTTTCTTCTCCAAGATTATGAGGAGCTTATTGAAAATTCTGATTTAAAGTCTGGTCAGTTGGTTGATAGTAATACAAAAGGAAATTTGACACTTGAAGATGAAGGATGGTCCAGGTTCACCTCCAATGAAGATGTTCCTTCCCTTGAGGCTAGTTCTGCTGGAAAAAATCTATATGGGGATAGTCCAAGACGGGGAATGGTAGATTTGGGACAAAAACCCATTGTTTCTGTCCATCACTTCCCCATGATTTTATCCCCCATTTCACCTAGAGTGTTTGTCTTACCTTCTGAGGGATCAATAGCTGAAGCATGCTTATCATCTGAACACGAGGATTCTATTAGTGCTGGGTTGCCTTCCTTGAGTACCGGATTGCCATCTGATGTTGATGAGGTTCCTCCTGCTGCAACCCTTACTGCTCATTTTCTGTATCATTTGGCTGCCAAG ATGGACTTGAAAATGGAAATTTTTTCCCTTGGTGATCTGTCAAAAACAATTGGGAAGATTTTGACAGACATGTCAAGTCTCTATGATGTAGGGCGTCGAAAACGGACGGTGGGGTTATTACTTGTTGACCGTACCCTTGACCTTCTTACTCCATGCTGTCATGGTGATTCACTTGTAGATCGTATCTTTTCAGCTCTGCCTCGTAAGGAAAGAACATCATCCTCTGCAAGTATCAAATGCTCACAGGCCCAACTTCAACCTGGTCCTTCTAGCCTAGCACGTGCTTCCCTTGAGGTTCAGATACCAATTGGAGAATTTTTAACCAAAGAAGATTTTGAAATAGATGATTCTGGTCTTTCAAATAGCATTGAAGCTTTTCGCTGTGGGTGGGATTCCTATAACACTGCTTCAGAAATGGTAGATTTGATTAGTCTCAGCAAGAAAGCTAGTGATGAGAAGTTTTTTCCTGCTGAGCTATTACGGGGGTCCTTAGTCTCTACCGAAACATTCAAAGGAACACCATATTTGGAAGCAATACTAGATAGGAAGACGAAAGATGGGGCTATTCTGGTGAAGAAGTGGCTTCAGGAAACTCTATGTCGAGAGAATATGACTATTGATGTGAAAACTCGCCCTGGTTTTGCTTCAAAATTAGAATTAAAAACCATGATTAAAGCATTAACCAAAAGCCAATCATCCTTAATAAGAAACAGAGGAATTATCCAGTTGGCATCAGCTACTTTATTTGCCCTTGATGAATCATGTAGTGCCAGATGGGATGCATTTATCAGTGCAGAGAAAATATTGAGTGTTAATGCTGGGGATACGAGCCAAAGTCTTGCTGCCCAAATAAGTGACCTGATCAATAAGAGTGCTTTTGCAGGATCAGATGGCAAAAAGAGTGGGAAAAAGGAACTCTCACAAGGGCTACTTTCTTTTCAAGATGCTTTGCTCCTCACAATTTCTGGTTATATATTGGCTGGCGAAAACTTCCCAACTTCTGGATCCGGTGGCCCTTTTTCATGGCAAGAGGAGCACTTTCTTAAAGAAGCTATTTTGGATGCTATACTCGAAAACCCATCGGTGGCTAGGTTGAAGTTTCTTCATGGTCTAACGCAAGAACTTGAGGCCAATTTAAACAAAACTAAATCAGATGTAACCAAAGAAACATCAACAGATGAATTGAACAttgatgattttgatgatgatcaGTGGGGTAAATGGggagatgaagatgaagatgaagagaATGATAATAAAGAGCAAGAATATGATGACATGCAGCTTAAGCTGGAGTTGCGCGATAGAGTGGACAACCTTTTCAAATATCTTCATAAGTTATCTAGTTTAAAGAGCAAGAAAGGGCCATTGGGTTTGGAAAGCAATTTGAGTAGCGATCCTTACACAAATAAAGGATTACTTTATAAGCTTCTAACAAAGATTTTGGGCAAGTTTGATGTACCAGGATTAGAGTACCATTCATCTACAGTAGGTCGACTGTTTAAAAGTGGGTTTGGAAGATTTGGTCTTGGACAG GCTAAACCAAGTCTAGCAGACCAAAATCTCATTCTGGTTTTTGTTGTCGGAGGCATTAACGGTGTTGAG GTACAAGAAGCACAAGAGGCATTATCAGAAAGTGGAAGACCTGATATCGAATTAGTTCTTGGTGGAACCACTTTTCTAACTCCTGATGACATGCTTGATTTGCTATTGGGAGAATCTAGTTACATTTGA